The genomic DNA CATCTGCACCAGCGCCAACCTGATCGTCGGGACCACGAACAACAACGCCCCGATCCACATGGTCACGAAGAAGGTGGCGAAGGAGATGATCCGGCCCGGCGTCGAGCCGACCCAGGGGATCCTCAACCGGATCGAGATGGCGTTCCGCGCGTTCGACCCGTGCTTCAGCTGCGCCACCCACAGCCTCCCCGGCGAGATGCCGCTCGAGGTGCGCGTCCACCAGGACGGCGACGTGCGGTGGGAGTTCAAGCGGGGGTGCTGAGGGGCGGCGCAGCGAGGATCCCGCTACACCCACGCCAGGTGCCAGGGCACGGCCCGGATGCCGGGTCGGAGCGCCAGGGGCCGATCGACGTCGCAGGCCAGCGCTCCCCGCGCCGATCTCCCCGCGAGATCCAGCCAGCGAGCGAGCCCGTCCGCGTGATGCGGCGTCGGTGTTGCAGTCGCTTTGACCTCCAGACCGAAGAGCTTCCCGTCGTGCTCGATGACCAGATCCACCTCGTGACCGGCGCTCGACCTCCAGTAATACAGTCCCGGTTGCTCGCCACGGTTTCTGCACGCCTTCAGCCATTCCGAAACCACGGCCGTCTCCACGAGGGCCCCGGCGCTCGGTCCCTGGAGGACCGCCTCGGGCGAGTGCAGGCCCAGCAGGAAGGTCGCAAGGCCGGTATCGATCAAGTACAGCTTGGGGCTCTTGCGGACGCGCTTGCCAAGGTTGCGGTGGTAGGGCCTGACGAGAATCACGATCTGGCTGGCCTCGAGCACCGACAGCCATTGCTTGGCGGTGGGCCCGCTCACGCCCGCCTCCCGCCCCAGTTCGGCGAGGTTCAACAGGTTCCCCGTCCGCGTGGCGATGAGGAAGAGGAAGCGGCCGAACGCGTCCAGATCGCCGACCTGCCTCAGGTCGCGAATGTCCCGCTCGAGGTACGTCTGGACGTAGCTCCCGAACCAAAGCTGCCGATCGACTTCCGGATGGAGTCGGGGCTCGGGATATCCGCCCCGGAGCAACCAGTCCACGAGATCGACGTCGTGCATTCGCGCCCGGCGCGGGACGATCGACTCCGCCTTCTCCGCGAAGACGCGGCCGAGGAGACCGCGCAGGTCCGGAGGCCGCGGGTTGCCGTGAAGCTCCTCGGTCGACAGCGGCTCCAGCGTCAGCACGGCCACCCGGCCGGCCAGGGTCTGGCTGACACCGCGCATGAGGGGGAAGCTCTGCGAGCCGGTCAGGAGCCAGCGCCCGGGCTTCCGGTCCTCGTCGATCTGGTCCTTGATGAAGCTCAGCAGGTGGGGGGCGTACTGGATCTCGTCCAAGATCAATGGAGCAGGATGCTCTCGAAGGAACCCCACGGGGTCGGCGAGGGCCCTCGCCCGGACGTCGGGTCGCTCCAGGGAGAGGTAGGGGTGCGTCCCGCCGAACTCGTGCCGGAGAAGAGTCGTCTTCCCCGACTGCCGGGCCCCGGTGACCAGCACGGCCGGAAACGTCCGCGCCGCGCGACGTACGGTGCTCGCCAGAGCCCTGGGGAGGTACTTCACACCCTCAGAGTACGTTCGTGCAAATGTAAAGTCAAGATTTACATCTGTACGCCATCCAGGATCGAGGCCCCCGTCCTTACAATCGGCGGGACCTTACCCCAGAATGTACCCGATGGTCGCCAAAATCGGTCGGACCCCTGCACCGTGAAGACCCTGCTCCTCGGCATGGGCAACCCCATCCTCTCCGACGACTCGGTCGGGGTGCGCCTCGCCGGGGACCTCTCCCTCGAGCTGACCGGTACGCCGAATCTGGACGTCGTCGAGGAGTGCTCCGTCGGGGGATTGAGCCTCCTGGACGTCATCACGGGCTACGACCGCCTGATCGTGCTCGATGCCATCCGGACCGCGGGCGGGTCGCCCGGCGACTGGTATCGCTTCGACGCCCGGGCGCTCCGGGAGACGCAGAACCTCCGCAACGTCCATGACGTGAACTTCGCCACCGCTCTCGAGCTGGGCCGCCGGCTGGGTCATCATCTGCCCCCAGACCACGAGATCCACGTCTTCGCGGTGGAGGTCGCGGACGACGCCACGTTCGGGGAGAGCCTCTCCCCTGCCCTCGAGGCGGCCTATCCCGCGATCGTCTCGGGAATCCTGGAGGAGGTCCGCGCACTCCTCCCTCCGTAGCTCTCGCTCCGCGTCCGTGCCGCCTTTTCCCCTTTCGGATACACTGCACCGCGCCGATGCACGAGCTTTCCATCGCCACGGGCCTGGTCGAGACCGCCGTCAGGAGCGCGGTCGCGAACGGGGCGAGCCGCGTGCTCCGCGTCAATGTCCGGATCGGAAGCCTCTCCGGCGTCGAGCCGGAAGCGCTCTCGTTCTGCTTCCCGATCGCCGCCCGCGAGACGGTCTGCGAGGGGGCGGAGCTGCACCTCGACATGATCCCAGCCGCCGGAACTTGCCCCAAGTGCGGGGCGCGCTCCGAGGTCCGCGACCTCCTCGTCCCCTGCCCCGGCTGCGGGGAGTGGCCGCTCAGCGTCGAGGGGGGGCGCGAGATGCAGCTCGAGTCCCTGGAGGTGACCTGACATGTGCTCCACGTGTGGATGCGGGCGCCCCGACGAGGCCGCCCACGATCATCCCGGCCCCGATGGGCACACCCACGGCCACGCTCACGACCACGATCACGAGGGGGTCGCGGGCAAGGTCGTCAAGGTGGAGCAGGCGCTCCTTGCGGAGAACGACCGGTTCGCGGCGTACAACCGGGGGTTCTTCGACGGGAAGGGGATCCGCTGCTTCAATTTCATCAGCGCCCCCGGCTCCGGCAAGACCACGCTCCTCGAGAAGTCGCTCGCGGCCCTCTTGGCCAAGGGAGTGAACTGCACGGTCGTGGAGGGGGACCAGCAGACCGACAACGACGCGAGGAGGATCGCCAAGACCGGGGCGAGGGTCCACCAGATCCAGACCGGGCGGGCCTGCCACCTCGACGCGCACCAGGTGCAGCACGCCCTCGACCACCTCCGCCCCGACGCCGGATCCCTCGTGTTCATCGAGAACGTCGGGAACCTGAT from Terriglobia bacterium includes the following:
- the hypB gene encoding hydrogenase nickel incorporation protein HypB, with translation MCSTCGCGRPDEAAHDHPGPDGHTHGHAHDHDHEGVAGKVVKVEQALLAENDRFAAYNRGFFDGKGIRCFNFISAPGSGKTTLLEKSLAALLAKGVNCTVVEGDQQTDNDARRIAKTGARVHQIQTGRACHLDAHQVQHALDHLRPDAGSLVFIENVGNLICPTEFDLGEHERIAMLSVTEGTDKPAKYPLAFRTATAVVVAKIDLAPHVDFDLDEALRLISGLNPEAPVFILSARSGEGMPAWLDWLASRGARD
- a CDS encoding ATP-binding protein, whose product is MKYLPRALASTVRRAARTFPAVLVTGARQSGKTTLLRHEFGGTHPYLSLERPDVRARALADPVGFLREHPAPLILDEIQYAPHLLSFIKDQIDEDRKPGRWLLTGSQSFPLMRGVSQTLAGRVAVLTLEPLSTEELHGNPRPPDLRGLLGRVFAEKAESIVPRRARMHDVDLVDWLLRGGYPEPRLHPEVDRQLWFGSYVQTYLERDIRDLRQVGDLDAFGRFLFLIATRTGNLLNLAELGREAGVSGPTAKQWLSVLEASQIVILVRPYHRNLGKRVRKSPKLYLIDTGLATFLLGLHSPEAVLQGPSAGALVETAVVSEWLKACRNRGEQPGLYYWRSSAGHEVDLVIEHDGKLFGLEVKATATPTPHHADGLARWLDLAGRSARGALACDVDRPLALRPGIRAVPWHLAWV
- a CDS encoding hydrogenase maturation protease; protein product: MKTLLLGMGNPILSDDSVGVRLAGDLSLELTGTPNLDVVEECSVGGLSLLDVITGYDRLIVLDAIRTAGGSPGDWYRFDARALRETQNLRNVHDVNFATALELGRRLGHHLPPDHEIHVFAVEVADDATFGESLSPALEAAYPAIVSGILEEVRALLPP
- the hypA gene encoding hydrogenase maturation nickel metallochaperone HypA → MHELSIATGLVETAVRSAVANGASRVLRVNVRIGSLSGVEPEALSFCFPIAARETVCEGAELHLDMIPAAGTCPKCGARSEVRDLLVPCPGCGEWPLSVEGGREMQLESLEVT